From Echinicola soli, a single genomic window includes:
- a CDS encoding NAD-dependent epimerase, protein MRFLVTGVAGFIGHGLSKKLLQEGHQVVGIDSLNDYYDVNLKLARLKDLQIDVSNISEHQKVASTDNRCFEFVKMKLEDGVEMMALFEAEQFDIVVNLAAQAGVRYSLENPRAYVDANIVGFLNLLEACRHHPVKHLVYASSSSVYGTNEKMPFSTSDNVDHPVSLYAASKKSNELMAHTYSHLYGVPTTGLRFFTVYGPWGRPDMALFIFTKAILEGKPLKVFNYGKMKRDFTYVDDIVEGVYRTSLVPPAGNRTAENDGLSNAPYRLFNIGNSKSVNLMDFIQAIEKATEKEAVLEMLPMQPGDVPATYADVSALSEVTGYKPNTRVEDGVTNFVKWYRDYYQV, encoded by the coding sequence ATGAGATTTTTAGTAACTGGAGTTGCTGGATTTATTGGGCATGGCTTATCAAAAAAACTTTTGCAGGAAGGGCACCAGGTAGTTGGTATTGATAGCCTTAATGACTACTATGATGTAAATCTCAAATTGGCCAGGCTAAAGGACCTACAAATAGATGTGTCCAATATCAGTGAGCACCAAAAAGTAGCTTCTACGGATAATAGATGCTTTGAGTTTGTGAAGATGAAGCTTGAAGATGGTGTGGAAATGATGGCACTTTTCGAGGCAGAGCAGTTCGATATTGTGGTTAACTTAGCTGCACAAGCTGGAGTAAGATACAGCTTGGAAAACCCGAGAGCTTATGTGGATGCCAATATTGTAGGTTTTTTGAATTTACTGGAAGCATGTAGGCATCACCCAGTAAAGCATTTGGTTTATGCTTCGTCCAGTTCTGTGTATGGTACCAATGAGAAGATGCCCTTCTCCACTTCAGATAATGTGGATCACCCAGTTAGTTTGTATGCAGCTTCAAAAAAGTCCAATGAATTGATGGCGCACACATATAGCCATCTGTATGGTGTCCCGACGACTGGACTGCGATTTTTTACGGTCTATGGCCCATGGGGGAGGCCGGATATGGCCTTGTTTATTTTTACAAAAGCCATCCTTGAAGGTAAACCATTGAAGGTTTTTAACTATGGTAAGATGAAGCGTGATTTCACTTACGTGGACGACATCGTGGAAGGCGTTTACCGTACCTCCTTGGTTCCGCCTGCGGGAAATCGGACAGCTGAAAATGATGGACTTTCCAATGCCCCTTACAGGCTGTTCAATATTGGGAATTCCAAATCGGTGAATCTTATGGATTTTATCCAGGCCATAGAAAAAGCTACCGAAAAGGAAGCGGTACTGGAAATGCTTCCGATGCAGCCAGGGGATGTTCCTGCTACATATGCTGATGTTTCAGCCCTTTCTGAGGTGACCGGCTATAAGCCCAATACACGTGTGGAGGATGGGGTGACTAATTTTGTGAAATGGTATAGGGATTATTACCAAGTATAG
- a CDS encoding T9SS type B sorting domain-containing protein produces the protein MIRTLLFCIIGVMLYGIAYPFSGGADPGAAPVINTTPGFTEFEPGEGAVTIDGEVSVTDEDSPKAAKAMVKLTNLPDGGNEFITIAPDVVDLANDSGLTVNYNFTNGELTITGEADFSLYQRIFRELTYNNVSRFPDTEDRVVSYTVFDTEGNQSGQQSRIIKIKNVPAVITELTPVTDGLYGIGDEVSIVLSFNRPVWVNDGVPELTMQIGDEAVPVIYTSGSGSNELVFSYTVKEGDLDDDGVAFTGEVNVTGASIMDSEGEPADLTFDQFPNTSGILVDGIRPVVSQVTLPEDGTYSVCGANNILEFSLTMSEPVTVKASAVLQIVLDSGEISVTLDTEKSSSEELVFSYEIVSGNVDEDGIVVTTLQLEEEGILDQAGNSLVDFSMDNAEIPTQNNIIIDGTAPSPPLVTGINPDTGSSDGDQITNTSSITILGTAEPNLAVNLLANDEKVGEVTADENGAWTFDATDLAWEEGRYELSAVAVDGACNASESSSKLMLTIDLNGPAITTVNREISLGENGEASIAASALVETVSDNFSLSDEIVLALDTDVFTCENLGENEVNVMATDIAGNVTETLALVTVTHSEALSFVVEDVEVSLDENGEAEVSHADLVTGISGTCLRMDDFNFELSRSSFDCSDLGDVSVDILVTGEQGFTETLTASIKITDDTAPLITGTEENIDIYVDETGEYVLGDYLEVLSISDNCTVALQVQLPAEGTVLSGYEAPHPVKITAVDQAGNETEYEFTITLKSNIIASLIDPEILTVSWGTALEDLPLPTQVEAVLVSGATAMVEVVWDIQHYDEMTPGIYQNAGALNLGDNYSYDGDQQPNLTIMVNEKSLPEDILLSNDEFSVEDDPNAPLGILTTVDVDDDQHTYALTGEYEDEQYFYILGDRLFWTPAGMPDGQQEFTITVISTDRIGNSISKTFTITRSKPNLDDLNISNVFSPNGDDINDDWGVPSLKFYGDVKLMIFERGGKMVFVSYDPGERWDGRYEGSDLPVGAYYYVIELGDERQKRRGVLNLIRN, from the coding sequence ATGATAAGAACACTACTCTTTTGCATTATTGGGGTAATGCTATATGGTATTGCCTACCCTTTTTCTGGGGGGGCTGATCCCGGAGCTGCACCAGTAATTAACACTACTCCAGGTTTTACGGAATTTGAGCCTGGCGAAGGCGCTGTCACTATTGATGGAGAAGTTTCGGTGACAGATGAGGACTCGCCAAAAGCCGCTAAGGCAATGGTGAAGCTGACCAATCTTCCGGATGGAGGCAATGAATTTATTACCATTGCCCCTGATGTGGTGGACTTGGCCAATGATAGTGGCCTCACGGTAAATTATAATTTTACCAATGGGGAGCTGACCATTACCGGCGAGGCGGATTTTTCCCTGTACCAACGGATTTTTAGGGAACTGACCTATAACAATGTATCACGCTTTCCTGATACGGAAGACAGGGTGGTGTCGTATACCGTTTTTGATACAGAAGGTAACCAAAGTGGGCAACAATCCAGGATTATTAAGATCAAAAATGTGCCTGCTGTCATTACCGAACTAACACCGGTGACAGACGGGCTTTATGGTATTGGTGATGAGGTATCAATTGTCCTCTCCTTTAATAGACCCGTATGGGTAAATGACGGTGTGCCTGAATTAACCATGCAGATAGGGGATGAGGCCGTACCTGTTATCTATACCTCCGGCTCTGGATCAAATGAGCTGGTCTTTAGCTACACCGTGAAGGAGGGGGACCTGGATGATGATGGAGTGGCTTTTACAGGTGAAGTGAATGTGACAGGAGCCAGTATCATGGACAGTGAGGGCGAACCAGCGGATCTTACTTTTGACCAGTTTCCCAATACTTCAGGTATCCTGGTGGACGGTATCCGTCCAGTGGTTTCACAAGTGACTTTGCCGGAAGATGGTACATATTCTGTCTGTGGGGCTAATAATATCTTGGAGTTTTCCCTGACCATGAGTGAGCCGGTGACGGTAAAAGCCTCTGCAGTTTTACAAATTGTGCTGGATTCAGGTGAAATATCGGTAACCTTGGACACCGAGAAGAGCAGCTCTGAAGAATTGGTGTTTTCATACGAAATAGTTTCAGGTAATGTGGACGAGGACGGTATTGTGGTAACCACATTACAGTTGGAGGAAGAAGGGATCCTGGACCAGGCAGGGAATAGTTTGGTGGATTTTAGCATGGACAATGCGGAGATCCCAACACAGAACAATATCATCATTGATGGAACGGCGCCATCACCTCCCCTGGTAACAGGGATCAATCCTGATACAGGATCTTCTGATGGCGACCAAATTACAAATACATCATCCATCACCATCCTGGGGACAGCTGAACCCAACCTAGCAGTCAATCTCCTCGCCAATGATGAAAAAGTAGGCGAAGTGACTGCAGATGAGAACGGGGCATGGACGTTTGATGCAACTGACCTGGCCTGGGAGGAAGGGCGATATGAGCTTTCTGCCGTCGCGGTAGATGGCGCTTGCAATGCCAGTGAGTCAAGCAGCAAACTGATGCTAACAATAGACCTAAATGGCCCGGCAATCACTACCGTCAATCGGGAAATTAGTTTAGGGGAGAATGGAGAAGCATCGATAGCAGCAAGTGCATTGGTGGAGACTGTTAGTGATAATTTCTCTTTATCAGATGAAATTGTACTTGCCCTGGATACCGATGTGTTTACCTGTGAAAACTTGGGCGAAAATGAAGTGAACGTTATGGCCACGGACATAGCAGGTAATGTGACTGAGACATTGGCCTTGGTGACGGTGACTCATAGTGAGGCACTTTCATTTGTGGTGGAGGACGTGGAGGTTTCCTTGGATGAAAATGGAGAAGCTGAAGTTTCCCATGCTGATTTGGTGACAGGGATCAGCGGAACTTGTTTGCGTATGGATGACTTCAATTTTGAATTGAGCAGGTCAAGCTTTGACTGTTCAGATTTGGGAGATGTTAGTGTGGATATTTTGGTAACTGGAGAGCAGGGATTTACAGAGACGTTGACCGCATCTATAAAAATAACGGATGACACTGCGCCCCTCATCACTGGAACGGAAGAAAATATTGACATCTATGTAGATGAAACCGGCGAGTATGTATTAGGGGATTACCTAGAGGTGTTGAGTATTTCCGATAACTGTACAGTGGCTTTGCAGGTCCAGCTTCCAGCTGAAGGTACGGTACTCAGTGGGTATGAGGCTCCCCATCCTGTGAAAATCACAGCAGTCGATCAGGCAGGAAATGAAACTGAGTATGAATTCACTATTACGCTAAAAAGCAATATCATCGCTTCACTGATTGATCCTGAAATACTGACGGTGAGTTGGGGGACAGCCCTGGAAGACCTGCCACTACCGACACAGGTAGAAGCGGTACTGGTTTCGGGAGCTACGGCGATGGTTGAGGTGGTTTGGGATATTCAACATTACGACGAGATGACCCCCGGGATTTATCAAAATGCCGGTGCCCTGAATTTGGGAGACAACTATAGCTACGACGGTGACCAACAGCCCAATCTGACTATTATGGTAAATGAGAAGTCGCTGCCGGAAGATATATTGCTAAGTAATGATGAGTTTTCCGTAGAGGATGACCCTAACGCTCCACTGGGCATATTGACTACAGTCGATGTGGACGATGATCAGCACACTTATGCCCTCACCGGCGAATATGAGGATGAGCAGTATTTTTACATTTTGGGGGATAGATTGTTTTGGACACCAGCAGGGATGCCAGATGGCCAGCAGGAATTTACCATTACGGTCATCAGTACGGACAGGATAGGAAATAGCATTTCCAAGACATTCACGATTACACGATCAAAACCAAACTTAGATGATCTAAATATCAGTAATGTATTCAGCCCAAATGGAGATGACATCAATGACGACTGGGGAGTGCCTTCATTAAAGTTTTATGGGGATGTCAAGCTAATGATTTTTGAGCGAGGTGGTAAGATGGTTTTTGTATCCTATGATCCAGGAGAACGATGGGATGGCAGATATGAAGGAAGTGACTTGCCTGTCGGAGCATACTATTATGTGATCGAATTGGGAGATGAGCGACAGAAGCGACGTGGGGTGTTAAACCTTATCAGAAACTAA
- a CDS encoding PorP/SprF family type IX secretion system membrane protein, whose amino-acid sequence MKKLIFIFLFVAMVLTQGYGQSRKYFSYFSSLQSYYSPALVGLEGSSARSIVRNQWGGIDGAPKTVYGSVEGDFAHLGGNDSVPSIGRNAIGLSIMYDKHGAFTETELVLNYSNRIRLSEKHHLGLGIGVKYQNTELDGMSLTPEQSDDPSLSRYLGGFAEMKFLDFNFGLALRHKQYYIGYAVQNIAAGKISSGDEFYIDRPMSHNVQAGYRGQASENIGLVGNVLYRIQEDLPYNAEFNVKALFVDRVWLGVGHRVDYSTGLQAGFLMNRVSVGYSYEMATQRQSRMYGSTHEFMASIRLFDHYGKGIFGIW is encoded by the coding sequence ATGAAAAAGCTCATATTTATATTCCTATTCGTAGCCATGGTTTTGACCCAAGGATACGGACAGAGCAGAAAGTATTTCAGTTATTTTAGTTCCCTTCAGAGCTACTATAGCCCCGCGTTAGTTGGACTGGAAGGAAGTAGTGCCAGGAGTATTGTCAGAAATCAATGGGGTGGCATTGACGGTGCTCCCAAGACGGTTTATGGAAGCGTGGAGGGTGATTTTGCACATTTGGGAGGAAATGATAGTGTGCCGTCCATAGGGCGGAATGCCATAGGACTTTCTATCATGTATGATAAGCACGGTGCCTTTACAGAGACAGAACTGGTGCTCAATTATTCCAATCGAATTAGGTTGTCGGAAAAACACCATTTAGGCTTGGGGATAGGTGTCAAGTATCAAAATACCGAGCTGGATGGAATGTCGTTAACTCCAGAACAGTCTGATGACCCTTCACTCTCCAGGTATTTGGGGGGCTTTGCAGAAATGAAGTTTTTGGACTTTAACTTTGGTCTGGCCTTGAGGCATAAGCAATACTATATTGGGTATGCAGTTCAAAATATCGCTGCAGGGAAAATTTCATCGGGGGATGAGTTTTACATCGATCGCCCCATGAGTCATAATGTCCAAGCGGGATACAGGGGGCAAGCGAGTGAGAATATTGGCTTGGTCGGAAATGTGCTTTATCGTATACAGGAAGATTTGCCTTATAACGCTGAGTTCAATGTGAAAGCACTGTTTGTGGATCGTGTCTGGTTGGGCGTAGGGCACCGGGTAGATTATTCGACTGGATTGCAAGCAGGATTTTTGATGAATCGCGTCAGTGTAGGGTACAGTTATGAGATGGCTACACAGCGGCAATCGAGAATGTACGGAAGCACACATGAGTTTATGGCATCTATTAGGCTCTTTGATCACTATGGGAAAGGAATTTTCGGTATTTGGTAA